tgaagatatgacccagtcaaaggaacaaaccgacaattcaaatgagatacaggacttgaaacaattaattcagaatgttcaaacagacatggaaaacctcatcaaaaaccaaatcaatgaattgagggagtatataaagaagacaaggaatgaacaaaaagaaattgaaagtccgaaaaaacaaatcacagaactcatgggaatgaaaggcgcagtagaagagatgaaaaaagaaaaaaaaacaatggaaacccacagtgtcagatttcaagaggcagaagataggattagtgaactggaagttggaacatctgaaatccaacaagcaaaagaaaatattgggaaaagaatgtaaaaatatgagcagggactcagggaattgaataacaaaatgaagcacatgaatatacgtttgtgggtgtcccagaaggagaagaggagtgaaaaggaggagaaaaactaatggaggaaattatcactgaaaatttcccaactcttatgaaagacttaaaattacagatctaaaaaGTGCAGCGTGCCCCAAACAGAactgatccaaatagacatactccaagacacttactaagcacaacatcagaggtcaaagagaaagagagactcttgaaagcaacaagagaaaagcaatccatcacatacaagggaaacccaataaggctatgtgtggatttctcagcaaagatcatggaggccagaagacagtgagatgatatatttaaattgctaaaagagaaaaactgcctaccaagaattctatatccagcaaaattgtccttcaaaaatgagggagaaattaaaaattttcagacaacAAAACCACTGAGcaaatctgtgaccaagagagcaagaaatactaaagggggcactagagacagatacaaaaagacaggagagagaggtgtggagaagagtgtagaaatgaagactatcagcaaagataaaaggaaggaaaattagatatgacctataaaatccaacaggcaaaatggtagaagaaagtgctacccatacaataataacactcaatgttgatggattaaactccccaatcagaagacatagactggcagaatggactaaaaaaacaggacccatctatatgctgctacagaaaatgcatcttagacccaaggataaacataggttgaaagtgaaaggttgggaaaagatatttcatgcaaataataatcagaaaagagcaggagtagctacactaatatccaacaaattagacctcaaaatttaaaacacttaaatgagacaaagaagggcactatgtattaataaaaggaacaattcaacaagaagacataacaatcataaatatttatgcactgagccagagtgctccaaaataaatgaggcaaacactgaaaagaggaatagacatttaccataataattggagacttcaattccccattctcatcaatggacagaacatttagacagaggatcaataaagaaacaaagaatttgaataatacaataaatgagctaaccttaacagatatttatagaacaattCACCCCACAACAGTggaatatacctttttctcaagtgctcatggatcattctcaaggatggaccatatgctaggtcacaaagcaagtctcaataaatttaaaaagattgaaatcacacaaaacactttctcacatcataaaggaatgaagttggaaatcaataatagccagagtgccagaaaattcacaaatgtatggaggctcagcaacacactcttaaacaaccagtgggtcaagaaagaaattacaagagaaatcagtaaatatctcgaggcaaatgaaaatgaaaaaatgacatatcaaaatttatgggatgcagcaaaggcaatgctaagagggaaatttattctcctaaatgcctatataaaaaagaagaaagagtaaaaatcgagaaattaactgtccacttggaagaactagagaaagaacagcaaactaaccccaaaacaagcaaaaggaaagaaataacaaagattagagcagaaataaatgaaattgagaacatgaaaacaatcaagaaaattaacaaaactagaagttgggtctgtgagaaaatcagtaggatcgatgggcccttagtgaggttgacaaaaagaagagagaggatgcaaataaataaaatcagaaatggaagaggagacttaaccactgaccccacagaaataaaggaactagtgagaggatactatgaacaactttataccaataaactcaacaatgtaggtgaaatgaacaacttcctagaaaggcatgaacaaccaacattgactctagaagaaatagacaacctcaacaaaccaatcacaagtcaagaaattgaatcagtcattaagaagctccccaaaaagaaaagtccaggaccagatggcttcacatgtgaattcaattttcaaaaaaattgaagaggagggaaagctacctaactcattctatgaagtcaacatcaccgtcatacaaaagccagacaaagatattacaaaaaaagaaaactacacaccaatctctctaatgaatagagatgcaaaaatcctcaacaaaatctaatccagcagcatattaaaagaattatacaccatgaccaagtaggattcatcccaggtatgcaaggatggttcaacataagaaaatcaattaatataatgcaccatctcaacaaatcaaagcagaaaaaccacatgatcatcttgattgatgcagaaaaagcatttgacaaagttcaacatcctttcctgttgaaaacacctcaaaagataggaatagaagggaacttcctcaacatgataaagggaatatatgaaaaacccacagctaatatcatcctcaatggggaaaaactgaaaactttccccctaagatcaggaaaaagacaaggatatccactaacaccattgttattcaacattgtgttggaagttctagccagagcaattagacaagaaaaagaaatacaaggcatcaaaattggaaaggaagaagtaagcctctcactgtttgcagatgatatgatattatatgttgaaaatcctgaaaaatccacagcaaaactacaagagctaataaatgagtacagcaaagtggcaggttacaagatcaacactcaaaaatctgtaatgtttctatatactagtaatgaacaatctgaggggggaaatcatggggaaaattccatttacaattgcaaccgaaagaataaaatatttagaaataaatttaactagaaagacaaaagacctatacagagaaaactataagaaatttttaaaagaaatcacagaagacctaaatagatggaagggcatactatattcatggattggaagactaaatatagttaagatgtcaattctacctaaattgatttacagatttaatgcaatactaattataatcccaaaaacttacttttcagaaatagacaaaccaataaccaaatttatctggaagggcaggttgccccaaatagctaaaagtatcctgagaaagaaaaatgaagtcggagatctcacactacctgacttcaaggcatattatgaagctacagtggttaaaacagcatggtactgccataaagatagttatactgaccaacagaattgaatagagtgtttagatatagaccctctcatctatggacaattatctttgactcacctgggacagaacagtctcttcaataaatggtgcctagagaaatggatatctacatgcaaaagaatgaaaaaggatccatatctcacaccctatacaaaaaataactgaaaatgggtcaaagacctaaacattagatcaaAGACCACAAAACTGctagaaaaaatgtagggaaatttcttataaatcctataataggaggtggtttcctagaccttacactcaaagcacaaacattgaagaaagaaagaaagaaaagggaactcctcaaaattaagcacttttgtgcatcaaagaacttcatcaagaaagtaaaaagacagcctacataatgggagacaatattcggaaatgatatatcagataaaagtctagtatccagaatatatacagagattattcaactcaacaacaaaaagatagacaagccaattacaaaatgggcaaaagacttgaacagacacttctcagaagaggaaatacaaatggtcgaaaggcatatgaaaagatgctcaacttccgtggctattagggaaatgcaaatcacaatgagatatcatctcacacccaccagaatggccattatcaataaaacagaaaacaacaagtgctggagaggatgtggagaaagaggcacacttgtccactgttggtgagaatgtcaaatggtacaactgctgtggaagacagtttggtggtgtcttggttagggacaggtgtcaacttggccaagttgtggtacctgtttatctgattgggcaagcgctggcctgtctgttgcaatgagggcacttcataggattaggtcatgatcacgtcagctgcatccacagctgattccatttgtaatcagccaaaggggagtgtcttctgcaattagtgatgctaaatctaatcatgggaagccttttaaggaggactcagaggagacaggttccattcttgctttggctggtgagcctctcctgtggagttcatccaggccatccatcagagtcatcggcttcacagcctgccctgtggattttggactctgcgttcctacggtcacgtgagacactttcataaattttatatttgcaagtgttccctcttgattctgtttctctagagaaccctaactaatacaggtggttcctcaggaagctaagtatagaattgtcatatgacccggtgataccattgctaggtatctactcagaggacatgagggcaaagacacaaatggacatttgcacactaatgtttatagcagcattatttacaattgcgaagagatggaaacagcccaaatgtccatcaacaaacgactggctaaacaagctgtggtatatacataatgaTGGAATActaggcagctgtaagacagaataaaattatgaagtatgtaaccacatggatggaccttaaggacattatgctgagtgagattagccagaaacaaaaggacaaatactgtatggtctcactgataggaattaacattaatgaatgaacttggataatttcagttaagaacagaggtcatcaggagatagaaataggaattcagaaatggacagcacaataccacctacctgtaatacaataatgttagaacactgaatgaagctgaatgtgagaatgatagagggaggagggctgggggcacaaatgagatcagaaggaaagataaatgataaagactgagatggtataatctaggaatgcctagagtgtataatgatagtgactaaatgtacaaattcaaaaatgttttgtatgaggaagaacaaaggaatgtcaataatgagggtactgaaaatagatggtaattaatattttaaaactttaacatatgtgtgagattaaagcaaaaaaaaatttatttggtacaaaatttttattttgactagtgcatttcctgatataacttatgtggacagcttaactgaacaccataagtacatggaaccttaagtagggcatgagattttgtaggtttgtccagagtgatgcctcaatatatcccagaaggatttgaacagtgaataaaaaggtatttgcaaagtccccttgggggaatggtgagaaagggggaaaattcaacttccccacatgGAGAATTCGTGACATTCtcacagtggggacaaccaaagcaataggctgagtccccaatcttgggggttgttcatatgaaacttaaccctgcaaaggataggctgagcctacttaaaattaggcttaaagagtcacccccaagagaacctcttttgttgctcagatgtggcctttctctctcagccaatacaacaagcagactcactgccctccccctctgtacgtgaggcatgactcccaggggtgtggaccttcttggcaatgtgggacagaaatcctagagtgagctgggactcagcaccaacggattgagaaaatcttctcgactgaaaggggaaagagagaagtgagacaaaataaagtgtcagtggctaagagattccaaatagagtcgagaggttatcctggaggttattcttacgcattaaatagatatctcctttttagttaaggcataacagagaggccggagggaactacctgaaaatgtagagctgttttccagtagccatgtttcttgaagatgattgtataatgatatagctttcgcaatgtgactatgtgattatgaaaatcttctgtctgatgcttctttcatctaccttatcaacagatgagtaaaacatatggattaaaaataaataaataataggagggacaaatgttaaaataaatttagtagattgaattgctagtgatcaatgaaagggaggggtaaggagtatggtatgtacaaatttttttgtttttatttctttttctgaattgatgcaaatgttctaagaaatgatcatgatgatgaatatacaactacgtgatgaaaaaagaatgttcatattgtatgttgattggttttattaataaaaaattttttttaagatatcaatacaatgaaaaaaagtataaatgaGATGATCTTTCTTGGGGGCAGATGGAAATAAGTATCCAAAATCTTCTAAAAAGAactgacctggcaattccacctCTAGAAGCTTATCTtaagaaaataaccaaaaatagTATAAACCTGGTATCTTCAACCAGACtggcttgggttcaaatcctcacTCGACTTGTCCATAGCTGTGACTTGGACTCATGTCTTAAGCCCTAGGagcctcatttctcttccctgtaAAATGGGATAGAAATAGGACCACCTCCTGGGGCTGCCAGAAGAATTGCACAAGATaatgggggttggggtgggggactTTCCTGACAACATCTCCCACTCCAGGGGCCTTGGTGTGGACAGCAAGCCGGAGCTGCAGCGTGTCCTGGAGCACCGCCGGCGGAACCAGCTCAtcaagaagaagaaggaagagcttGAGGCCAAGCGGCTGCAGTGCCCCTTTGAGCAGGAGCTGCTGAGACGGCAGCAGAGGCTGAACCAGGTGGGTGGATGGTCCCTACTCCCAGGCCAGTCCTTCTCCAGCTGTCTCTTGGCCCAAGGGACAAGTGAGAAGGAGGATGAGCAAAAAGGGCACTGCAACCAGAGTCCACCACTGGCCTGAGTCCTTACTCTGCCACTCACTTCGCTCTGTGACTCTGGAAGGGCGAgtcttcccctctctgagcctcataaCCACCCTCTGAGCCGGGCAGTATTCCCAGTCTAGACGTGGGGACCCTGAGGCTTGGATGAGTGTAAGTGATTTGAACTCAGCTTCGTAGGAGACCTTGGTCTCATGCTCAGCACCCTCCCCCTTCACCCACCACAACAGTGATTATCAGTTCCGGTTTCCCCACTGAGAGGCCCATTCATCCAGGCCCCCTGGCTCGGAAAACAGGAATCCCCCTCGTCCCACCCACTGCactcctctgtttctttctccttcagCTGGAAAAACAACCGGAAAAGGAAGAGGACCATGCCCCGGAATTTATTAAAGTCAGGGAAAACCTGCGGAGAATCGCCACCCTGACGAGTGAAGAGAGAGCGCTGTAGAGCCGGCCGCTGGGGCGCTGAcacccccctcccacccctctgTACCTGTCAGCCCGGCTTTGGGACGTCCATGATGGTCCCACTCACTCCCGTAGAAATATGTCACCCCAGAGGACCTGGGGGCCCCTAAGCTCCCAGGCTTCTCCTTCTCAGCACCCACTGGAGAGGAAGTCACTGCCCAGAAAACTTCCACCACAGCGCCTCCCCCTAAGGGAAAGTGTGTGCCCTGCCCAGGGGATTGTCCTGGCAGGAGGGAGGGACGGCACCTCTCTGACCTGACAAGACTCCAGTCTGCCCAGGAGCCTCAGAGGCCCGATGGGCCCTGCTTCTTGGAGCAGTTCCGCGCCTAGATTCCTGGAGAACTCCCCAACTCATGTTTTTACCTGCTGCCAGGTGCGGGACAGCCAAGCAGAGTGACTCAGGACACCTGTCCTTGAAAGCCACTTAGGGGAAGCAGATTCAAGTGGCAGTTATCTGCGGTGGAAGGTTACTAACAAAGATAGCTTTATAGGGTTGGccaggcttctctctctctctctctctctctctctcacacacacacacacacacacactcaggctCATATTCTCTCCTCTCCACAGCCCTCCTTCTCCAGACCCTGTAACCACACCTGGCCAGGGCCATAGTAGCCCCACTCCCAGAAGCCTAGACTGGCCCTTCTCTAGACGGCATACCAATCCTCTGGGGATCCTGTTGAAATGCACCTTCCCATTCAATAGACCTGGAGTGGGGCTGCAATTCTGTGTTTCTAAAAAGCTCCCAGTTAATGCTGAGATCGCTGGTTTAGGATCACACTGTGACCCACAAGGCTGGAACATCCAAGGGCGGAGAATATTGGAAATATCATCCCTGAAGCCATCTCTGTCCCCTGAAGTCCATGGACCTCTTCCCTGGGCATCTCCCACCCCACCTGCCATCCCGGTCCTGCCCTCCTTCTGCAGCCCCAAGGGCTCCTCATTATCCCAGGGACTCCAGGCCTGGGGAGGCTTCTGCCCAGCAAATGCTGTTGGTTGTATGATTGTTGTTTTCACCAGAAATGCTTCTAATTGCCAATCTGCCTTCTTTTACCAGTGTAACCACACTGTTATGATACAATTCtagccaaaagagagagagagagagagaacacttctttttttaatctctccctacAGCTTTGTGAGAGCAAATACACACTGATTTCCAACAAGATTCTGGAGATAAAAACAGTGGTGTGAAGACCCCACTCCCCTTTATGGACTGGCCATGGGGGGTCCCATTCCCAGCCTCTGCCACTTCAGACCTAACTCCTCCTTGGATTCTAGCTCCTGGGCAGCTCCAGGGAATCCACCcctttttcttcctcaaaaaTCCCTTCCTATGCAAGATCAATCTTTTAACCTTTTGCCCCTATCCCATTTTTAAAGACTTAGAGAATAAACCACGCCTGCTTCTTTTCCCCTGAAGAATAAAATCCCTGCTTCTAGTTTTGTAAACCAATCATTTAAGGGGGAGGGGCAGTGCTGGAAAAATACTTCCTTTCATCCCTAAAACTGCCAGAAGTTGCTGTTGCTGGGATGCTGTTTGATTCTTGGAACCAAAGGGGTGGTGGGGCAGAGGGTGGAAAGGGTTCATCCCGGTCTTATTCCTAACTGGGCAATTTGGGAGAGATCAAAGTTGTCCTTTCCCTGTGTGTGGTATTAGCATAGGGGTGTAAATATGTCATGTTGCccgtgtatatgtgtgtgtctgtatgtctgtgtgtctgtgtgtgtgtatgtaagttAAGCTCTAAATGCCTGAATGTGACTACATTGGTGAAGATGTGGTAATACTGTTCTAAATATCTGCCAGGTGAAGGAATGCTACAGATGCATGACACCTAAATAAAAACCTCCACTCCCCTAAAAAAACTTGCCCTTGGGGGTCTATATGTtgtgaaaagaaatcatacagcgtATCCATGATGGAGGAAACCCTCCAGGGGTCACTTGGGACTCCACCCAGTGGTCCCAGAGGTGCTCCATGGAGGCAGCAAGTCATGGAGATGAAGCCCCGGAAGCAGAAGGGACCTCAAGCACCACGTCGCCCAGCGGAGCAATGGCAGACTGCCTTGGTTCCCGCCCCAGTGGACAGTGCCAACTCTTTCTCTTGAGCTACCGGCCATAGCACAAGCCAAAAAACCACATTCTTGCTTTTCCAGCCTGCTGGCAACTTGGATGACTGTGTAATAGATGTGGCCAGTGAATTTTAAAAGGAAGTCTATAAGGGCATATGGGAAAGCTTACTCTTTCTTATCTAATAAGTGGGACAGGCATGGCAACACATCCCCctgtccctcccttcttcctgccTTGATAGAGGAGGTGATGCCTGGAACCACAGCAGCCATCTGGCTACCAGGAGAGAAGTCCAAGAGAATCACAGAGATGTCAACCTTATCATCATTAAGCTGCCAAATCCATGCAGGCAAACATCTTCCTGCAGAAttcttataaatgaaaataaaaccctCCTTGTTTAAGCCATCATTGGTCATGTCTCTGTTACTTGCAGGGAAATGCATTCCTATCTGACCTAGAAGGCCAGTCCTACCTGCCCATCAGAATTACCTGCAGGCTGTGCTAAAAGCCCACAGTCCTCTTTCCCATCAAAGCTTACTGGATCAGgattcccagcagcagtgcctGGGATCTGTTTTACTACACCTGCTCCATATAGCCAACTTGGCACCCAATCGGAAGACTGGTATTTGAACATCACTAATTCATTCataattcaacaaaaatttattaagtGGCTGCTCTGTTCCAGGAAGGTGCTGGGGACACAGGCACAACAAAACAGGTAAAGCCCCTGCCCTTTCATCTGCATTATTGCAATGGCCACTTCCtcactggtctccctgcttctacACTTGCCCCCTACAGGCTATTCTCAACGGAACAGCCACAATGACCCTGTTGGAACTCAGGCAGATTTTGTCACTACTCTGCATGGAGCCTTCACCTGGCTCCTATCTCAGAGTAAAAGCCAGAGTCCTCCCTGTGATCAAAAAGGTCCCATGTGCCCGCTCCATGTTTACCTCTGATCTAACTCCCATGGCTCTCCTCCTCCCTCATGCTGCTCCAGCCATCTGGCCATCACTCTCATCAGCACGGCCCATCATGGGGCCTCGTTACCTGTTACCCACCACCAGGCAGGCTCTTCCCTCAGAGAGCCACATAGCCCATTCCCTCACTTTCTTCAGGTCTTTTTTTCATGCTCCTTCTAACCAAGGCCACCACTGGCTGCCCTATCTAAAAGTCCAACATCCCCTAAACCTTCCCTATCCctcctgtgtcagtttgaaataattatgtaccctagaaaagccacgttttaatcctgagccatcttgtggaggcagctgtttcttttaatccgtattcagtactgtaggttggaaacttgattacattaactccatggagatgtgactcagccagttgtgggtattaacctttgatcagagggagctgtgactccacccattccaggtgagtcttgattagttgactaggatcttttaaaagagaaaacatttgggaaaaagcttcagagccacaagaaccataggagcccacgcagccagagacctttcaagatgaaggaaaatgcccccaggggagcttcatgaaacaagaagcctggagagaaagctaatagcATCAAGTTTACCAcgttcctttccagttgagagagaaaccctgaacttcatcagcctttcctaagtgaaggtaacctcttgttggtgctttaatttagaaatttttatacacttgctttaattgggacattttcatgaccttagaactttaaacattcaacttaataaatcctccctttcaaaagccattctgtttctggtatattgcattccagcagctagcaaactataataCCTCtgttccctgttttatttttcctccttagCATTTATGACCATTtaccacattatttattttgcttatttatctcACTGGTCCCTCCCAACTAGAATGt
This portion of the Tamandua tetradactyla isolate mTamTet1 chromosome 15, mTamTet1.pri, whole genome shotgun sequence genome encodes:
- the FAM107A gene encoding actin-associated protein FAM107A isoform X2, producing MGATQGKKKEYSPQARFHSENEKQRINGSASMYSEIQRERADIGGLMARPDYREWNPELIKPKKLLNPVKASRSHQELHRELLMNHRRGLGVDSKPELQRVLEHRRRNQLIKKKKEELEAKRLQCPFEQELLRRQQRLNQLEKQPEKEEDHAPEFIKVRENLRRIATLTSEERAL
- the FAM107A gene encoding actin-associated protein FAM107A isoform X4; protein product: MYSEIQRERADIGGLMARPDYREWNPELIKPKKLLNPVKASRSHQELHRELLMNHRRGLGVDSKPELQRVLEHRRRNQLIKKKKEELEAKRLQCPFEQELLRRQQRLNQLEKQPEKEEDHAPEFIKVRENLRRIATLTSEERAL
- the FAM107A gene encoding actin-associated protein FAM107A isoform X3 produces the protein MAQRLGEWARGPAEATGLYRAVLLRSASMYSEIQRERADIGGLMARPDYREWNPELIKPKKLLNPVKASRSHQELHRELLMNHRRGLGVDSKPELQRVLEHRRRNQLIKKKKEELEAKRLQCPFEQELLRRQQRLNQLEKQPEKEEDHAPEFIKVRENLRRIATLTSEERAL